In Deinococcus psychrotolerans, a genomic segment contains:
- a CDS encoding type 1 glutamine amidotransferase domain-containing protein — MTNSASLKGKKIAILAADGVEQIELVSPREALQKAGATTELISLKPGQIQSMKGDIEPQDKYPVDKTVSEASASDYDGLLLPGGTVNPDKLRLSEEAMDLVRSFYSSGKPIAAICHGPWSLSQVGVVKGLKLTSWPSLRHELELGGAEWVDQEVVSDKGIVTSRNPDDLPAFNRQITELFAEGDQSSKRP, encoded by the coding sequence ATGACAAATTCAGCATCTTTAAAAGGCAAGAAAATCGCCATCCTGGCCGCCGACGGCGTGGAGCAGATCGAGCTGGTCAGTCCGCGTGAGGCGTTACAGAAGGCTGGGGCCACCACCGAACTGATCAGTCTCAAGCCAGGCCAGATTCAGAGCATGAAGGGGGACATCGAGCCGCAGGACAAGTACCCGGTTGACAAGACCGTCAGTGAGGCCAGCGCCAGCGATTACGACGGCCTGCTGCTGCCCGGCGGCACCGTCAACCCCGACAAACTGCGCCTGAGCGAGGAGGCCATGGACTTGGTGCGCTCCTTTTACAGCAGCGGCAAGCCGATAGCGGCGATCTGCCACGGCCCTTGGAGCCTGAGTCAGGTGGGCGTCGTGAAAGGGCTGAAGCTGACCAGTTGGCCCAGTCTTAGGCACGAACTCGAACTCGGCGGCGCGGAGTGGGTCGATCAGGAAGTGGTGAGCGATAAGGGCATCGTGACCAGCCGCAATCCGGATGATCTGCCCGCCTTCAACCGCCAGATCACCGAGCTGTTTGCCGAGGGCGACCAGAGCAGCAAGCGGCCCTGA
- a CDS encoding Gfo/Idh/MocA family protein: MPNQPNIPKPEAQSRRVGFAVVGLGELSAEELIPALRTSQHAYLAAVVTGELDKGRAFAKAAGLSDADAYTYEQFEELGQRDDVQAVYIVLPNNLHRDYAERAAKLGKHVLCEKPLADTTKDAEAIVKACKGAGVLLMAAYRIQYTPHHWAAKKAVAGGKLGSIKLLDSIHAQVEDDASAWRLSFKQAGGGPLVDVGIYCLNTMRFVTGLEPEWVYAAVHQPKGDTRFKEVEESMSVMLGFPGGLIANMLTSYGAVKTDTLRVLGEAGSVTLDPAFLYVGLDLELSDKAAKTTPQFAAYNQFTLEVDHFAECIQSGKTPYTPGEEGLQDHRIMDAIYQSARSGKRVELEKFSGQDVFRNTDNVPKHIKAQP, encoded by the coding sequence ATGCCCAATCAACCGAACATTCCCAAACCCGAAGCCCAAAGCCGCCGCGTCGGGTTTGCCGTCGTCGGCCTCGGTGAACTCAGCGCCGAAGAACTCATCCCCGCCCTCAGAACCAGCCAGCACGCTTACTTGGCGGCCGTCGTGACCGGCGAGCTCGATAAGGGCCGGGCCTTTGCCAAAGCGGCGGGCCTGAGCGACGCCGACGCCTACACCTACGAGCAGTTTGAAGAACTCGGTCAGCGGGACGACGTGCAGGCGGTGTACATTGTGCTGCCCAACAACCTCCACCGCGACTACGCCGAGCGGGCCGCCAAACTCGGTAAGCATGTGCTGTGCGAAAAACCGCTGGCCGACACCACCAAGGACGCCGAGGCGATCGTCAAAGCCTGCAAGGGCGCGGGCGTGCTGCTGATGGCGGCCTACCGCATCCAGTACACCCCGCACCACTGGGCCGCCAAAAAAGCTGTCGCGGGCGGCAAGCTCGGCTCCATTAAGTTGCTCGACAGCATTCACGCCCAAGTCGAAGACGACGCCAGTGCTTGGCGGCTCAGTTTCAAGCAGGCCGGCGGCGGGCCACTGGTGGACGTGGGAATTTATTGCCTCAACACCATGCGCTTCGTGACGGGCTTGGAACCGGAGTGGGTCTACGCCGCCGTGCACCAGCCCAAGGGCGACACCAGATTTAAGGAAGTGGAGGAATCCATGAGCGTGATGCTGGGCTTTCCCGGCGGCCTGATCGCCAACATGCTGACCAGTTACGGAGCCGTCAAAACCGATACCTTGCGGGTGCTGGGCGAAGCAGGCAGCGTTACCCTCGATCCGGCTTTCTTGTATGTCGGCCTAGACCTGGAACTGAGCGACAAGGCCGCCAAAACCACGCCGCAATTTGCCGCCTACAACCAGTTCACACTGGAAGTCGATCACTTTGCCGAATGCATCCAATCGGGCAAAACGCCTTACACCCCCGGCGAAGAAGGGTTGCAAGACCACCGAATCATGGACGCGATTTACCAAAGCGCCCGCAGCGGCAAACGGGTAGAGCTGGAGAAATTCAGTGGGCAAGACGTGTTCAGGAACACCGACAACGTGCCCAAGCACATCAAAGCGCAGCCCTGA
- a CDS encoding DUF1501 domain-containing protein, which translates to MNRRDFLKLSALAVSVTSGMPGFLARAAATAGGDKTLVVIQLTGGNDGLNTLIPYSNGAYYAARPNIAIGKKDVLNLTADLGMHPSLRALSKFWDAGQLGWLENIGYPNPNRSHFASMAIWHTADPTQAASDGWIGRIAETIGDPFCASNIGNATPLALQAKQFSLPSISSVDSYQLKLPAGLHDPFTTLLNAPRQGEAEYLQAATKQMLLNTAKVQKNLSKYRSGAVYPDSKFAASLQDIARLIAGGNGQRVLYTSLGSFDTHAGQRAEQDDLLRELAEGLAAFQADLDVQGLADKVVVMGFSEFGRRVAENASAGTDHGQGSVMFVLGKSVKGGIHGDSPDLENLADGDIRYKQDFRGVYANALDTWLNLDSKEILGGKFDGPKWLS; encoded by the coding sequence ATGAACAGACGCGATTTTCTCAAACTCTCGGCGCTGGCGGTCAGCGTCACCAGCGGAATGCCTGGCTTTCTGGCACGGGCCGCTGCAACGGCGGGCGGCGACAAAACTTTGGTGGTCATTCAGCTGACCGGCGGCAATGACGGCCTCAACACCCTGATTCCCTACAGCAACGGAGCTTACTACGCGGCGCGGCCCAACATCGCCATCGGCAAAAAAGACGTGCTGAACCTGACCGCCGACCTCGGGATGCACCCCAGCTTGCGGGCGCTCAGCAAGTTCTGGGACGCCGGGCAACTCGGCTGGCTGGAGAATATCGGCTATCCCAACCCCAACCGCAGCCACTTTGCCAGCATGGCGATCTGGCACACCGCCGACCCCACACAGGCCGCCAGCGACGGCTGGATAGGAAGAATCGCCGAGACGATTGGCGACCCGTTTTGCGCCAGCAACATCGGCAACGCCACGCCGCTGGCCCTGCAAGCCAAGCAGTTCTCGCTGCCGAGCATCAGCAGTGTGGACAGCTACCAGCTCAAATTGCCCGCCGGACTCCACGACCCTTTTACCACCCTGCTGAACGCGCCGAGGCAAGGCGAGGCCGAGTACCTGCAAGCCGCCACCAAGCAGATGCTGCTCAACACCGCCAAAGTCCAGAAAAATCTCAGCAAGTACCGCTCCGGGGCTGTCTATCCCGACAGCAAATTCGCCGCCAGCCTCCAAGATATTGCCCGCCTGATCGCGGGCGGTAACGGCCAGCGGGTGCTGTATACCAGCTTGGGCAGCTTCGACACCCACGCGGGCCAGCGGGCCGAGCAGGATGATTTGCTGCGCGAACTGGCCGAGGGACTGGCCGCTTTTCAAGCTGACCTCGACGTGCAGGGCCTGGCCGACAAAGTGGTCGTGATGGGCTTTTCCGAGTTTGGGCGGCGGGTGGCCGAAAATGCCAGCGCCGGAACCGATCACGGACAGGGCAGCGTGATGTTTGTGCTGGGCAAGAGCGTCAAGGGCGGCATTCACGGCGACAGCCCCGACTTGGAGAACCTGGCCGACGGCGACATCCGCTACAAGCAGGATTTCAGAGGCGTCTACGCCAACGCGCTGGACACTTGGCTGAACCTAGATTCCAAGGAAATTCTGGGCGGCAAGTTCGACGGCCCGAAGTGGTTGAGTTGA
- a CDS encoding GNAT family N-acetyltransferase has product MNEHRPILREFQPADAAQVAQLITESVRGHWIYTPEQFKPSSVPQRFRLVAADSEVRATLAVSPFGDAAPSAFRLDFAGDAQFFNALYTLALTRLPQHAPLIGVAREDFSEQMQFFAAAGFRNAWQSWGAHLDLTRFDFAPYQALEERLFVDGYEVEQLANTAPEADWNVLYALSLEAVEDAPRNPTTTPDNLSLEEWWAMIVREETVFAARFRGQIIGFTRSTVRGEHLDTEHTAVSRPHRNKGLATILKARALASAQEQGCIQASTGGTVMNLPMLKVNHCLGYLPEPMWVTWWLER; this is encoded by the coding sequence ATGAACGAGCACCGCCCAATTCTCCGAGAGTTTCAACCCGCAGACGCCGCACAAGTGGCCCAGCTCATCACCGAGAGCGTGCGCGGGCACTGGATATACACGCCCGAACAGTTCAAGCCTTCTAGCGTGCCGCAGCGCTTCCGGTTGGTGGCGGCAGATTCGGAAGTGCGGGCGACTTTGGCGGTCTCGCCGTTCGGTGACGCCGCGCCCAGCGCCTTCCGGCTGGACTTTGCTGGAGACGCCCAGTTCTTTAACGCGCTCTACACGCTCGCCCTGACCCGCTTGCCCCAGCACGCGCCGCTGATTGGCGTGGCCCGCGAGGATTTCAGCGAGCAGATGCAATTTTTTGCGGCGGCAGGCTTCCGTAATGCTTGGCAGTCGTGGGGCGCTCACCTTGATCTGACGCGCTTTGACTTCGCGCCGTATCAGGCACTGGAAGAACGCTTGTTCGTGGACGGCTACGAAGTGGAGCAGCTCGCCAACACCGCTCCTGAAGCTGATTGGAACGTCCTGTATGCGCTGAGTCTGGAAGCGGTGGAAGACGCCCCACGCAATCCCACCACTACGCCAGACAACCTCAGCTTGGAAGAATGGTGGGCGATGATCGTGCGCGAAGAAACGGTGTTCGCAGCGCGTTTCCGGGGCCAGATCATCGGTTTTACCCGTTCAACGGTGCGCGGCGAGCACTTGGACACCGAACACACCGCCGTGAGCCGCCCCCACCGCAACAAAGGTCTAGCGACCATCCTCAAAGCGCGGGCGCTGGCTTCAGCACAGGAACAAGGCTGCATCCAAGCAAGCACGGGCGGCACGGTCATGAACCTGCCGATGCTGAAAGTCAACCATTGTTTGGGCTATTTGCCGGAGCCGATGTGGGTGACGTGGTGGCTGGAGCGTTGA
- a CDS encoding DUF2089 domain-containing protein codes for MSRRPLPLPFPDVTEAPLVTELHFPEAGVTVKGEFELNEFATLAPDTLDFLRLYIKVRGNLKEVERILGLSYPTVRSRFDNLLRSIGYEPEAADPRDEVLSQLERGDITPEEAAKKLRR; via the coding sequence ATGTCCCGCCGCCCGCTCCCTCTGCCCTTTCCCGACGTGACCGAAGCCCCGCTGGTCACCGAACTGCACTTTCCCGAAGCGGGCGTGACCGTCAAAGGCGAGTTTGAACTCAATGAGTTCGCCACCCTCGCGCCCGATACGCTGGATTTTTTGCGGCTCTACATCAAGGTGCGCGGCAATCTCAAAGAAGTGGAGCGCATCTTGGGCCTGAGTTATCCCACGGTGCGTTCCCGCTTTGACAACTTGCTGCGCTCTATCGGTTACGAACCCGAAGCCGCCGACCCGCGTGACGAAGTGCTGAGCCAGTTGGAGCGCGGCGACATCACACCGGAAGAAGCCGCCAAAAAACTGCGGCGCTAG
- a CDS encoding thrombospondin type 3 repeat-containing protein produces MKRWAALALLLLTPTLAMPAFRLTAIQQFHYDKDDPLWQYSGKVMACTFCHVNAKGGAPWNVFGQALQKGFQTNPKAKFADVLYSVLAANGDTDGDGYPDVIEVFAHTLPGDASSKPDKPLAELETEFAAAGGVSQYAPKATEAPTRKRK; encoded by the coding sequence TTGAAACGCTGGGCCGCTTTGGCGCTCCTCTTGCTGACTCCAACGCTCGCTATGCCCGCCTTCCGCCTCACCGCCATTCAGCAGTTTCACTACGACAAGGACGATCCGCTCTGGCAGTACAGCGGCAAAGTCATGGCCTGCACCTTTTGTCACGTCAATGCCAAAGGCGGCGCACCCTGGAACGTGTTCGGGCAAGCGCTCCAGAAAGGCTTTCAAACGAATCCCAAAGCCAAATTTGCCGACGTGCTGTACAGCGTACTGGCCGCCAACGGGGATACGGATGGGGACGGCTATCCCGATGTTATAGAAGTGTTCGCCCACACCTTACCGGGCGATGCCAGCAGCAAGCCCGACAAACCGCTGGCCGAACTGGAAACCGAGTTTGCGGCGGCGGGCGGCGTGAGTCAGTACGCCCCGAAGGCAACCGAAGCACCTACAAGAAAGAGAAAATAA
- a CDS encoding cupin domain-containing protein translates to MTHDQAQNQQSQYKLSRSETQHGKDGQHHLIKGEKGSVRLWHNEEPSANSDTALHSHAYETLGYVVSGRMELVLSGQTIALEAGDSYCVPSGAEHRFHILETLTAVETTTPSAF, encoded by the coding sequence ATGACACACGACCAAGCGCAAAATCAGCAGAGCCAGTACAAACTCAGCCGCAGCGAAACCCAGCACGGCAAAGACGGCCAGCACCACCTCATCAAAGGCGAAAAGGGCAGCGTGCGGCTGTGGCACAACGAAGAGCCTTCGGCCAATAGCGACACCGCCCTGCACAGCCACGCCTATGAAACGCTCGGCTACGTCGTTTCGGGGCGGATGGAACTGGTGCTCAGTGGCCAAACTATTGCTCTAGAAGCCGGAGACAGCTACTGCGTCCCGAGCGGAGCCGAGCACCGATTCCATATTCTGGAAACCCTGACCGCTGTAGAAACGACCACGCCCAGCGCCTTCTGA
- a CDS encoding oxidoreductase, whose product MTDAKPARITSPFNAKSTALEVIAGYDLSGKTAVVTGAASGIGTETARALLTAGARVLLAVRDTAKGEQVVADLRQSMGNANAEVIALDLSSLESVRQGAAEILNVAPKIDILINNAGVMATPQSQTADGFEMQFGTNHLGHFLLTELLMPALLAAAPSRVVALSSIGHRRSNILLDDLNLERRPYDKWEAYGNAKTANALFALGLNDRYAKRGVTANSVHPGGIMTGLQKHMPMEEQRAMGWMDEEGNLNPVFKSTEQGAATSVWAAVGKELEGVGGLYLEDVQEAVPFEPAAPYSGYQPYLRDHASADKLWEASEKMVGLK is encoded by the coding sequence ATGACTGACGCGAAACCCGCCCGCATCACCTCTCCCTTCAACGCCAAAAGCACCGCCCTAGAAGTGATTGCCGGGTACGATCTGAGCGGCAAAACCGCCGTTGTGACCGGAGCCGCTTCCGGCATCGGCACCGAAACCGCCCGCGCCCTGCTGACTGCTGGAGCGCGGGTCTTGCTTGCTGTGCGCGATACCGCCAAAGGCGAGCAGGTGGTCGCTGACCTGCGCCAAAGCATGGGCAATGCCAATGCCGAAGTGATCGCGCTTGATCTCAGTTCGCTGGAATCAGTCCGGCAGGGCGCGGCAGAGATTCTCAATGTTGCCCCCAAAATTGACATCCTGATCAACAACGCGGGCGTGATGGCCACGCCACAAAGCCAGACCGCCGACGGCTTTGAAATGCAGTTTGGTACCAACCATCTTGGCCACTTTTTGCTGACCGAACTCCTGATGCCGGCTCTTTTGGCGGCGGCTCCCTCGCGGGTGGTGGCACTCAGCAGCATCGGCCACCGCCGCAGTAATATTTTGCTGGACGACCTCAACTTGGAGCGCCGCCCCTACGACAAGTGGGAGGCGTATGGCAACGCCAAAACCGCCAACGCGCTGTTCGCTCTGGGGCTGAATGACCGTTACGCCAAGCGGGGCGTTACCGCCAACTCGGTGCATCCCGGCGGGATCATGACTGGCCTGCAAAAGCATATGCCGATGGAGGAACAGCGGGCAATGGGTTGGATGGACGAAGAAGGCAACCTCAATCCGGTCTTCAAGAGCACCGAGCAGGGCGCGGCCACCAGCGTTTGGGCCGCCGTCGGCAAGGAACTGGAAGGGGTGGGCGGTTTGTACCTGGAAGACGTGCAGGAAGCTGTGCCGTTTGAGCCTGCCGCGCCGTACAGCGGGTATCAGCCGTATCTGCGCGACCATGCAAGCGCCGATAAGCTGTGGGAAGCCAGCGAAAAGATGGTGGGTCTGAAGTAA